The Clostridiales bacterium FE2011 sequence GGTGAGGAGATGCTGCGTTCTAAGGGCGGAGACTCCAACAGCTATAAGTCTTCGGATGAAGTGAACAATATCCGCTGGGATGACCTGACGGCAGGCAGCGCCAATATGGCTATGCGGGATTTCTACCGCGGCCTGATTGCGATGCGGAAGGCGAATCCGTTCCTGACCGGCGGGGAGATTGCCTGTGAGGTGCTGGAGGATAACGCGATCGAAGTCCGCTGGACAGAGGATGAAAAGCTGATAGCCTATGCCCTGGTCAATCCCAAAGCTGACCGGGAGGTGACCCTGCCGGAGGGCGAATGGCAGGCGCTGCTGTATAACGAAACCATCGATCCGGAAGGCACGCAGACCCTCAGCGGAACGGTGACGGCGGCGGAGCGTACGGTGCTGCTGGTCCGGGCTAAATAAAGAAGGATAAGGAAAGCATGAGAAGTATACTGATTAAGGACACAACCCGGGAGGAACGGGCGGCTATTGTGGCGGAAGCCATCGGGAATACCGAGGGCGCCTGTGACGGCTGCGCACCCGGATTCATCCGGATGTATGAGGACTATATTGAAGGCCGTCTGGAACTCCGGGAGGTGAACGCGGCCTTCCGTGCCGGCTATGTTTCCGGCGGGGAAGGTCCGGAAAAAACCGGATGTGAAATGATGTAAGGAAAACCAAAAGCTGCCGGGCAACCGGCAGCTTTTTGACACCCGTCCCGGCTTGCTTATTCCTCTTTAACCCCCTATAATGGGTGCAGGAAAAGAGGTGTGTGAACCGTGCGGCGGGAGAGGAATCAGTACATTTTTGCTTCGGAGCTCAACAGGAGAAACCGGAGCCATCATTTCCGCAACGCGGTTCTGATCCTGCTGCCGATGCTGATCATTTTGCTGTGGGCGTTTAACGCTACGATTGCCCGCAGCGTGCTGCTTCGCGAGGAAAAGCTGACCATCCTGGACCTGCCGCCGGATCTGGAGAATTTCTCCATCCTGCATATCAGCGATCTTCACGGTGCACGGTTCGGCGAAGAACAGAAGGGCATCAAAAACGCACTGGGGGATACCCGGTATTCCTGTGTGGTGATGACCGGCGATATGCTGGGCGAGGACGGGGACGTTGAGCCCCTGCTGGAACTGATCCGCCTCATGCCCCACGATACGCCGAAGTACCTGATCCCCGGCGACACGGACGGATCGTTTATTGAGACAAGGGCGCACAGCAGCCTTTCCGTATATACCGACTGGGCGGAAAAAGTCCAGGCGGCCGGGGTGACTATCCTGGACAAGCCTGCGCTGATTACCCGGGAAAAGGGCCGGCTCTGGCTTGTGCCGGAAGAACTGTACGCATTGGACCTGCGGGGAATGCAGAGCACCCTTGAACAGCAGGCGGACGAACTGGGCCGCCGGGCTGCTTCACTGACGGCGGATGACGCGGCGCGGATGCGCTCGCTGGAATATGAGAAACAGCGGATTGAATCCGTGAAGGAAATCAAGAAAGAATTCACGACTGAAGATATCCAGGTGGTGCTGACCCATACCCCGCTGAGTGAAGATTATGTTGCGGATATGATCGCCTGGTCGGAAAAGGACGATGCGTTTTCCATGCGTTACTCGTCCCTGATCCTGGCCGGGCATTACAACGGCGGGCAGTGGCGTATTCCCTTTGTCGGCGCGATCTATGTGCCGGAACTGGGCTGGCTCCCGAAGGATGACCTGATCCAGGGACTCAGCTACCTTTCCGGCATTCCCCAGTACATCAGCCCGGGCATGGGTTCGGATCCCCATTATGAGCACCAGCCGGGCAGAATTTTCAACAATCCTGTAATCACAAAGATTACACTGACCAGGAAAGCAGAGAGATAATATCATGTTTCGTATTCACCGGGAGGGACGGGGACGTCGTGAAATCAACATGACGGAAGGCCCGCTTCTTCCCCGGATCCTTGCCTTTTCGGGACCGCTGATCCTGACGGGTATCCTGCAGCTTCTGTATAACGCGGCGGATGTGATTGTGGTGGGCAACTATGCCGGCCATGAAGCGCTGGCCGCGGTTTCCTCCACCGGCTCGCTGATCAACCTGCTTGTGAATGTTTTTATGGGCTTGGGCGTCGGCGCGAGCGTGGCGGTTGCCCGGAATTACGGTGCCCGGGATGTAAAGGCGCTGCGGAAGGCAGAGCATACGGCCATGACGCTGGCGCTGTTCATGGGTATCGCGGTGGGCGCCTTTGGCTTCCTGGCAGCCCGGCCGCTGCTGCAGATGATGGATTCCCCGCCGGACGTGATTGACGGGGCTACGCTCTATGTGAAGATCTACTTCCTGGGCATGCCCGCCAATATGCTGTACAACTTCGGCGCGGCGACAATGCGGGCAGTCGGGGATACAAAGCGCCCCATGGTTTACCTGATGATTTCCGGCCTGGTGAATGTGCTGCTGAACCTGCTGCTGGTGATCGTGTTCCATATGGATGTGGCTGGTGTGGCGATTGCCACCGTGGCCAGCCAGATAGTCAGTATGGTGCTGGTACTGCTGTGCCTGTTCCGTACCCGGGGCGTAACCCAGCTGAATCTGCGGGAATGCCGGATTGACGGAAAGAGCCTGAAGGAGATCCTGCGCATCGGCCTGCCGGCAGGCTTGCAGGGCAGCCTTTTCTCCATTTCCAATGTGCTGATCCAGTCCTCGGTCAATTCCTTCGGCTCCCTGGTGGTTGCCGGAAACGGTGTGGCCTCCAATATCGAGGGCTTTGTCTATACGGCGATGAATGCCCAGCATCAGGCGGACATGACCTTTGCCAGCCAGAATTACGGGGCAGGTAAGGCGGACCGGGTACGGAAGACGCTCTGGTGCTGCCTGGGCATCGTCACGGTGATCGGGCTTTCCATGGGCCTGCTGATCCTGCTGTTCGGCGCGCCGCTGATGAGCCTGTACAATTCCGAGGCACAGGTGATTTCGGACGGCCTGGTGCGTATGGGCATCATTATGCCGACTTATTTCCTCTGCGGACTGATGGACGTGATGGTCGGCCAGCTGCGGGGTATCGGTTATTCCATTATGCCGATGATCGTATCCCTGACCGGGGCCTGCCTGCTGCGGATTGTCTGGATTATGACAATCTTCGCGCAGAACCATACCCTGACGACCCTTTATATGTCCTATCCGGTTTCGTGGTTCGTGACCTTCGCGATCCACTTCCTCTGCTATATGCTCGTGGCCCGGAAGCGGCTGGATAAGCTGACCGCGCCGACGCCGGGCTGACACGTCTGAAGGAGGGCGGAACCATGGATGCTGCGGTATCTGCTGCCCGGGAAAAACTGAAGAACGTCACGCCGCTGAAGAAAGACTGCGGCCGTGTTTGCGGTGCCCGTTGCTGCCGTCCCCTGGAAGGGGAGGAAACGGGCATGCTTCTTTTTCCGGGGGAGGCGGAGGCTTACGCGGACAGGGAAGGATGGGTTGTCCGCCATGCCGCACAGGGCGATATTGTGGTCTGCCCCGGCACCTGTGACCGGGAGGAGCGTCCGCTTTCCTGCCGGCTGTTTCCGCTCCTGCCCCTGATCGGGGACGACGGGGCAATCCGGGTGGTGACGGATCTGCGGGCCAGGGCGGTCTGTCCGCTGGCCCGGCAGGGGAAAAGCGCGCTGGATCCAGAGTTCATTGACGCGGTCCGGGAAGCCGGTGAACTGCTGGCGCAAAGCGAGGAGCAGGCGCTGTTCCTGGATGTGCTGGAGGCAGAACAGGAAGAACTGAAAAGCCTGCGAAAGGCGTTTCTGAATCGGAAATAACAACTGTCGTTGAGGTGAATGGTTTTTGGGTTGAGGACGGGACTGGAGGTGGCGAAGCATGTTTGAACAGGTGAAGGCGGAACGGGAAGTATACGGAAACGGTGAAAACCTGCTGGTATGCGGCAGTGTGATGAAGCTGCCGGATGAGATCCGGGCGCTGGCCGGAAAGGCACAGTGCGTCTATGTGGATCCGCCCTTTATGACAGGGGAGAAGTTCATGCGCCGCCGGCCTTACGGCGAGAAGGGCTGGAAGACAGGAACGCCCGCACCGCGCTATCCGGCCTATGAAGACCGGTATACCAGTGAGAAACAGTACCTGCGCCTGCTCCGGCGGGTGATTTCCGTTGCCAAAACCCTTCTGAATGATACCGGCGTCTTTTATCTCCACCTGGACTGGCGTATGTCCGCGCCTGCCCGGCTGATGTGCGACCGGGAATTCGGCAAGACCCGATTCCTCAATGAGATTATCTGGAGCTATGAAAGCGGCGGCCGGGCGAAGAAGTACTTCTCCCGCAAACATGACGTTATTCTCCTCTACGCCAAATCCAAAGATTATTTCTTTGACCTGACCCGGGTGCCGCTGGCCCGCGGGGACGGAAAGCGGAACCATATGGCCCGCGGCAGGGATGAACAGGGCCGTCTCTTCTCCTATATCACCTCCAACGGCAAGGAGTACCGCTATTATGATGACGAGCCGGTTTATCCCGGAGACGTCTGGAATGATATCAGCCATCTGCAGCAGCGGGATCCGGAACGGACCGGATACGCGACCCAGAAACCGCTGAAGCTGCTGGAGCGGCTGCTGCTCCCGGTGACCAACCCCGGGGACCTGGTGGTGGATCTGTGCTGCGGCAGCGGTACGGCGCTGGAAGCCGCCCAGAAGCTGGACTGCCGTTTCGCCGGCCTGGACCTGAATCCGGAAGCCGTGGCAATCACTTTGTCCCGGCTGAAACCGGAGAACCTGACGGTGCTCTGCCCCTGCGGCGGAAAGGCGGAATTGCTGGCGGAGAATGAGGAGAACCGCTTCCGGATGGACGGACTGGAGGTTTCCCATCCCGCGTTCCCGGCCCGGACAACTCCGCTGGACAACCTGGAAAGCTGGGAGACAGGCATCCTGGAAGACGGCGTTTTCCGGGCGGATCAGTGCTTCCGGCGCAGCTACCGTTATCCGGAACTGCAGCAGCTCCTGAAGACGGAAAAACCGGTATCCGCGATTATGACCACGGACGCCGCGGGTATCCGCCGGGCATTTGAAATAAAATAAGTTGTGTGATCGTCGTTCCCACTCTGTTGTCGCCTGACGGCTCAACAATCGTGGACTCCTGTAACAAAGGATTTGTTGTCCCAAATTGAAATTTGGACAAATCCGTTTGTTCCCCTTGTCTTTTATGAAAACCGATGATACGATACATTTGAGATCCGGCGGGAGTGATTCCCGCTGCAGAGATAAATGTGCATTTTGAATTGTGAATTTTGAATTGGAGGATCTGTACATGGCAGCGAAAAAACCCGCAAAAGCTGATAAGGCTCCCGTCTCCGAAGGCAGCAGCATTCAGGAAGAAAAGCTCAAAGCATTGGAGCACGCGCTGGCCGATCTGGACAAGCAGTTCGGTAAGGGTGCCGTGATGAAAATGGGAGCCGATGCGGTCAACCGCGATATCCCCGTGATTCCCACCGGCTGCCTGACCCTGGACTATGCCCTGGGCGTCGGCGGTATTCCGCGGGGCCGGATCGTTGAGATCTACGGACCGGAATCTTCCGGTAAAACCACCGTTGCCCTGCATGTGGTGGCGGAGGCGCAGAGGGCCGGCGGTATCGCCGCTTTCGTGGACGCGGAGCATGCCCTCGATCCCCTTTACGCGAAGAAGCTGGGCGTCAAAATTGACGAGCTCTACGTTTCCCAGCCGGATACCGGTGAGCAGGCACTGGAGATTACCGAAGCGCTGGTGCGCAGCGGCGCGCTGGATGTGGTGGTTATTGACTCCGTGGCTGCCCTGGTGCCGAAGGCTGAAATCGACGGTGAAATGGGCGACTCCTTCGTGGGCCTGCAGGCCCGCCTGATGAGCCAGGCCCTCCGTAAGCTGACCGGCGTGATCAACAAGACCGGCTGCGTGGCGATCTTCATCAACCAGCTGCGTGAAAAGGTCGGTGTGATGTACGGCAACCCGGAGACGACTCCCGGCGGCCGCGCGCTGAAGTTCTATTCCTCCGTCCGCCTGGATGTCCGCAAGGGTGAAGCCCTGAAGAACGGATCTGAAATCATCGGTAACCACACCAAGGTCAAGGTGGTCAAGAATAAAGTGGCTCCGCCTTTCCGCGTTGCCGAGTTCGATATCATCTACGGTGAAGGCATCAGCAAGGAAGGAACCCTGCTGGATATGGCCGTGGAGTACGGCATCATCACCAAGAGCGGCGCCTTCTTCTCCTATGGCGATCAGCGCCTGGCCCAGGGCCGGGACAATGCCCGCGTTTACCTGCGTGAGCATCCGGAACTGACCGCGGAAATCGACCAGAAGGTCCGCGCAATCCTCTTTGCGCCCAAGGACATGACCCCGGACGAGGCCAAGGCCGTGGAAGCCCAGAAGCAGGAAGAAGAGGACGATCTCGCCCTGCTGGATGAGGACATCTGATTTATTGAAGATACCGGATTAGCACTCTCGACACGAGAGTGCTAATTTTTTCTTGCAATTCATGTATCGGGGTGCTAAAATACGTGTGTCAAAAGGATTGAGGCCCGGCAAAGGACTGCCGGGCTTTCAGATAAAGGAGCGAGTTTTATGGCAATGAAGAAAGAAAAAGG is a genomic window containing:
- a CDS encoding purine biosynthesis protein PurH is translated as MRSILIKDTTREERAAIVAEAIGNTEGACDGCAPGFIRMYEDYIEGRLELREVNAAFRAGYVSGGEGPEKTGCEMM
- a CDS encoding metallophosphoesterase; amino-acid sequence: MRRERNQYIFASELNRRNRSHHFRNAVLILLPMLIILLWAFNATIARSVLLREEKLTILDLPPDLENFSILHISDLHGARFGEEQKGIKNALGDTRYSCVVMTGDMLGEDGDVEPLLELIRLMPHDTPKYLIPGDTDGSFIETRAHSSLSVYTDWAEKVQAAGVTILDKPALITREKGRLWLVPEELYALDLRGMQSTLEQQADELGRRAASLTADDAARMRSLEYEKQRIESVKEIKKEFTTEDIQVVLTHTPLSEDYVADMIAWSEKDDAFSMRYSSLILAGHYNGGQWRIPFVGAIYVPELGWLPKDDLIQGLSYLSGIPQYISPGMGSDPHYEHQPGRIFNNPVITKITLTRKAER
- a CDS encoding MATE family efflux transporter: MFRIHREGRGRREINMTEGPLLPRILAFSGPLILTGILQLLYNAADVIVVGNYAGHEALAAVSSTGSLINLLVNVFMGLGVGASVAVARNYGARDVKALRKAEHTAMTLALFMGIAVGAFGFLAARPLLQMMDSPPDVIDGATLYVKIYFLGMPANMLYNFGAATMRAVGDTKRPMVYLMISGLVNVLLNLLLVIVFHMDVAGVAIATVASQIVSMVLVLLCLFRTRGVTQLNLRECRIDGKSLKEILRIGLPAGLQGSLFSISNVLIQSSVNSFGSLVVAGNGVASNIEGFVYTAMNAQHQADMTFASQNYGAGKADRVRKTLWCCLGIVTVIGLSMGLLILLFGAPLMSLYNSEAQVISDGLVRMGIIMPTYFLCGLMDVMVGQLRGIGYSIMPMIVSLTGACLLRIVWIMTIFAQNHTLTTLYMSYPVSWFVTFAIHFLCYMLVARKRLDKLTAPTPG
- a CDS encoding site-specific DNA-methyltransferase, which gives rise to MFEQVKAEREVYGNGENLLVCGSVMKLPDEIRALAGKAQCVYVDPPFMTGEKFMRRRPYGEKGWKTGTPAPRYPAYEDRYTSEKQYLRLLRRVISVAKTLLNDTGVFYLHLDWRMSAPARLMCDREFGKTRFLNEIIWSYESGGRAKKYFSRKHDVILLYAKSKDYFFDLTRVPLARGDGKRNHMARGRDEQGRLFSYITSNGKEYRYYDDEPVYPGDVWNDISHLQQRDPERTGYATQKPLKLLERLLLPVTNPGDLVVDLCCGSGTALEAAQKLDCRFAGLDLNPEAVAITLSRLKPENLTVLCPCGGKAELLAENEENRFRMDGLEVSHPAFPARTTPLDNLESWETGILEDGVFRADQCFRRSYRYPELQQLLKTEKPVSAIMTTDAAGIRRAFEIK
- the recA gene encoding recombinase RecA; this translates as MAAKKPAKADKAPVSEGSSIQEEKLKALEHALADLDKQFGKGAVMKMGADAVNRDIPVIPTGCLTLDYALGVGGIPRGRIVEIYGPESSGKTTVALHVVAEAQRAGGIAAFVDAEHALDPLYAKKLGVKIDELYVSQPDTGEQALEITEALVRSGALDVVVIDSVAALVPKAEIDGEMGDSFVGLQARLMSQALRKLTGVINKTGCVAIFINQLREKVGVMYGNPETTPGGRALKFYSSVRLDVRKGEALKNGSEIIGNHTKVKVVKNKVAPPFRVAEFDIIYGEGISKEGTLLDMAVEYGIITKSGAFFSYGDQRLAQGRDNARVYLREHPELTAEIDQKVRAILFAPKDMTPDEAKAVEAQKQEEEDDLALLDEDI